From Clarias gariepinus isolate MV-2021 ecotype Netherlands chromosome 1, CGAR_prim_01v2, whole genome shotgun sequence:
ACTACTACAGATCATTTTAGTGCCCCTGGTGTGTTTGTTCAGtttttaactattaattaaattaattatctcTAAAGCAGGGCTTCTTAAAGTCCGTACTCTGGTTCTGATTCAGACCACACAGCAAGTCACTCCTGACACAGCACACTTCAAACTCGCAATGTAATATTACAATGTAACAAAGTGTATGTTTCCTACCTTGAGAAAAAGTAGTGGTTTTGTAGTAGGGCTGCTCGATTAtggaaaaaatcataatcacaaTTATTTTTGGTCATGATTGAAATCACGATTATTTTACTTGATTACTCATTGACTTTGAaaatatgttgcatttattaaacagaacagtgaattctCCTTAAAACAAATTAAGACAGATCAAACAGATAAAGGCAAACAAGATCTACAATGTAGTGCACTTCCACAATCTTTtgaaaacaagtaataaataaaatataaatattaaataaaattataaataaattataaataataaattattattaatggtgTCGAGATGGCAAAGCATAACGCTTGTCCAGagtatttataattttcctGAATCCTCCATTCTTAACCGTGCTAATAGGGCACATGTCTTTGGCTAAAAAGTATGCAACTGCatcagttatttttttgtgcctttCTGACCTGGATGGATACGGAGTTGCACTGAAGGGCGTGTCTTTCATGGATGATTGTGTTGCGAAGGAAGTTGTGGGGGTTGCTCGtcattctttctgttttttttattagttggtCATATGTCggtctgtgtttaaattttaaatggttaaaaagatTTGTGGTGTTACCAACCGGTGCCGACACAACCGCGTAGCAAATCTTGCACTTAATATGTTTTTGGTCCATGTTCGCTTCTTCAAATCCATACTGTTCCCAAACAACAGAGTTGCTTCTACCTCTTTTGTTGACCAAAGACTTctgtagctgttttttttctgccatctACACTCGcgctgatttttaaatgtgatcaGATACCACATATGCAACTTCTTTGCTGACAGTATAGAGTGAGAAAGTTTGGGCTTCTGGAAGGGCGAAAGTGCGGATGCGCACGCGCATCAAAAAAGCAGgtcaaaataacttaaaaaaaagtgaataatctttttttttttcgattacACCATTTTTGTGATCCTTGAGACCAGAAATCGAAATCGAAATTCGATTAATTGCACAGCCCTATTTTGTAGTCTATTTGAAGATCCTTACAGAGATCCTGGCTCAAGATTAAAGCTAAACATAATAGTTTCCCTGCTTGACATCTTTGCCATGGCAACATTAACAGAAAAGCAAGACTTCTGCATCTTCTGTCGGTTTTACATTTCATCCACTTTGCAGTGAGAATGTTACGATCCAAATAATCCACGTAAAGGTCATTGTCTTCGTCTAGTTATCATTCTAGTCTAAAGTCAGACTGTGGCATTTCTCAGACTAGGCTTCTAtggatttttactgtttttggtGCAGTTTATGTCGCATATTCTGAATGctcagttttgttatttactGTAACTAAAAATGTATGACAAGTAAACAAACCAATTAACTTCACCTTTTCTGTCCTCCGGGATCAGCTAGTGAAATACTCGTCATTGCTCATGCTTGAAGGATGGAAAACACCACAGCAGACCCCATGGGAGCATaagctcacacacactttggaaAGAAAGCAAATGAGGCATGACTGGAATTTTCACGCATTTTTAGATGTGAACAACTTCTTAGGACAATATATAACTTTtcattcaaaatttatttttgttatggtGTATTGTTGGGATTGTATTGTCAGTTTGTTTAATCGGTTAAttcatgcttaaaaaaacactttgttcaTTTAACTTGTTTcggcataaaaataaatcaatgaagATTTTTCACCTGTAAACCTTTTAATGTTGAAAGGTGGAGCTGTTTAGGTTTACAAACAACAATTTGTCAGCAAAgagtgccattacttttgcaATAATTTGAAACATATTTTGACTTTTGATCTTTATTTGAAATCAGATCTGGACCCCTGAATATTAGGTTTGAGAACCCCTGATCTAAAgcataatgataaaataaaaaaaaagctgtttgtttaataaagtgAAATCAACTGCAACAACAACACATCATGTGATTAGGATAATTAAACGTTGTTTatgttgtaaagaaaaacattttgatttcattatcATTTTATATCAACAGCAAAACCCAAACCGACTGTAAGTGTGATGTCTCAGAGCTCCGTCTACACTGGAGACAGAGTTACTCTGAGCTGTAATCTGCAGTctactggatggacttttctcTGGTACAAAGATCAGCCCCCTTTATTCCAAGTAGTTAAAGACACCAACACACTCCATGATACAGTCTCTAATGCAGGAGTAACAGTGTATCAGTGTAAAGCACGCAGAGGAAACTACGACTCAGAGCTCAGTGATCCAGTTACAGTTACAGTCAGAGGTACGTCATGCTTTACACTCTTTCACTGCaacttatttcttattatttcttAGATGTtcagaagtaaaaagtaaagtacagctgagtgtgtttttagaaaaataacCAATATTATAAGATACACAAACGATCAGATATCAGTGTTATGTAGgaataattgaaaataaatcacttgcTTTGTCTACAGTATAAGTGCTGACTAATCACACAAATGTTAAATGGGGGCAGGAGCCAGATAACATCAGGACCTTTACAATATGAATTTGTACAATATACATTTTTCTTAAGCTACACTCTATTTTCTTaccaataataaaaacattgaattataaagaacaaaatattatataaaaaatattaaaatctttttgaatTATTTGCAAGCATGATAACAAGCAAATTaatgatttcagtaaatatttcCATGTCTGTGTACAGAAATCCCAAAACCTGTGGTGTCCATAGATCCTGATAATCAGGTGTACAGAGGAGAGACTGTCACTCTCAGATGTGATATACAGGATGAACAGATCTCTTACTGGAACTACAGCTGGAATAAAGATGGTTCTGGTGTCAGTAGTGAACAGGAGTACAGAATCAGTAGTGCTGAAATGACACACACAGGTAAATGCACCtgtagaggaagagagagaggaggctcacactcctcacacaccagtgatgctgttacactgactgtatcaggtgagtgtCATCATCTCTTCAGTACTCATTAATGCCTGAGCACTCAGTACTGGTGTAGATTAGAGCTGCACATGATGTGATCAAGTTGTGGGATTTTTGCACGATGATGTGAGCTGCTGTAAATTAGCATAAATgttatgtcttttatttatttaataactttatttaggtggaatgtgtttattaataattaaactgtAACAAGAGTATTTTCAGTGTATCAGTAACAGTCAATATCTGTCtctagtgatgagtgtattaaaCACTGAGAGCATCATGTAAACTCTTAATATcctatggtgtgtgtgtgtgtgtgtgtgtgtgtgtgtgtgtgtgtgtgtgtgtgtgtgtgtgtgtgatttcatCAACAATGACAGAAAAACGTAAACCTAAAATCACATCAGACCTTAATGGAGCTGCACTGATAGGaaactcagtgactctgacctgtacactGAATCTGCAGTCTAATGGGTGGAAGTTTTACTGGATTAAAGACACACAGAGCACTAAGACTGAGACTGAAACACACTCCTACACCATCAGATCAGTTAGTGTCTCTGATGGAGGTCAGTACAGGTGCAGAGCTGGAAGAGGAAACCCAGtctactacacacactacagtgatgCACTCTGGGTAAATGTTACTGGTGGGTGAACAAGGTCAAAAAACATGGcttttttaacaaacatttgATATTGTTACATACATGCATGCCTACATATTCGCTGCATTATCGCTAAtcacttacatacagtaaaatacagtaatattagAGCTGTATATTATTGAAGTGTGTCTGTATATGAGGTGATAAAAGTATGTTTCTGCAGAGTTGCCTAAAGCGGTGGTGACCATAAAGCCTGATAATCatgtgttcagaggagagagagtgactCTCAGGTGTGAAATACAGGGAGGAGGAGACACTGAGTGGACATACAGCTGGTATAAGAATGATTACACACAAAACCCATACCGCTTATTACAGAACTTCAGCCTCAGCTCAGTTAGAAATGATAACGGGGGTAAATACACCTGCAGAGGGAGGAGAAGCAGTGACTCTCAGAGCTCAGAGATCAGTGATGCTCTTACACTCACTGTATCAGGTGTGTATGACTATTTTATCTTGTCATTAATTATACAAAAGTGCCCCTCTATAttactttatgtatttattttaaacatttgttatccATCAGACCCAGCAGAGACAGTAGTGAGTGTGTCTCCACTGAGCTGGctgactgaaggagactcagtgactctaaGCTGTGAGGTTAAACACTCCTCTACAGGCTGGACATTCAGCTGGTACACAGATGTTCCCTACAGAGACAGTCAGGGTTCCCTCAGGTACAGGACAGCGCTCCTCTCAGACAGCAGCAGAGGATCTGGAGGCTCCTACACTCTCAGTCCTGTTACTCTGaatcacacaggagtttatatgtgcagagcagagagaggagaaccagtctttcacacacactacagcaaacCACAGGCACTGTGGATCACTGGTAAGGAAATACATCAACAACGATAGTATTGAGTTTTAGCAAAATAGTATTGAGTCTAGCAAACGTCTGCATTAAGATCAAATGGATTAACAGTATGTTTACTAATTTAAGTTTTATGCCTATCTGTGCTAGTGGTTTGTAAAATGCTAggtgatgtaaaatataaatataaaattgaaaCTATTTAGTGACGAATGTGTGAAGTTGCTGAATAAGGATCTGatagtagattttttttctgtgtcatTGTCTAATCCAAGCAAGTATTAATTCTTGgttaatttttaatgtttatatatacagtggaacctcagattacgagcataatttgttccggaagtgggcttgtattccaaaatactcgtaaaccaaatttaattttctcataagaaataatggaaactcaaattattctttCTATagccccaaaaaaatacataaaaataattaatagaaaatataaagcaaataaaacaacctgcactttacctaaaaataaatcccgacagataagtgtttccgtttgtgcacacaggcgctgtgtgtgtgtgtgtaatgtgcattcacacacattcacacattaacggagagactgttttatctgaaaaattagcaaggaacatcgctaatcacactcgcgtgagcgcatactaacggaatcactgctgtgaagtaaaaaaaaaattgttgaacctgcactttacctttgaaaagaatcacgacagagcggagttcctgtgtatgtgtgtgtgaagccaagAGTAGAATGGGAAGGGGGCTGTaaaagcgagtgtgtgtgtgtgtgtgtgtgtgtgtgcgtggtgtGACTGAGATGCATGGTGTCAAATAATGCACGcgtacacacatttacacacacacacacacgcctttTCAGCCCCCCTAcaaccccctcctcctctcggctcccccgacacacacacaacctctgcCTTAcccagaaactctgctctgtcgcacttcttttcaaaggtaaaatgaaacatgacaggctgatacagagagggagagaaaaaattgATCGTTACCCTCTactaagacttgcttttgcttttacGCGTGCGCagacacgcttacaaacacaaaataaaatatgtttcacacacacacatggccacagtgttatggtaaacagtacCCGCATGGATGGATgctgattataccagtgagagacgagcactaagacccagcaaggGAGACAATttaaccacaattccgcagcgcaagtaggagagaaaaaacgttggctcagttgtgatcatgtgacgctcggcgtcaaaacaagaagtgcatgcgtgatacatgatactcggtgctcgtaaaccaagacaacactcgttttttaagtcaaaatttatcaaaaatctttgctcgtcttgcggaacatttgtaaaccgcgttacttgtaatccgaggttccactgtatcttaAATCAAAGTGTATGTTAAAAGTAACACCATGATGTTTCATTTTCAGAATTAGAtctgatttaaaatatttcatgtttcagCTGAATCTCTCTCAGTATCTCTGATCATCAGTCCCagcagaactcaacactttactgctgactctctctcactgagctgtgaggaccagagagactctactggatggacagtgagaggatacacacacagtgagacacTGTACAATTGTTCATCAGTTTCAGGATCTACATGTAACATCAGCTCCCTCTCTACATCacacactggagtttactggtgtcAGTCTGAATCTGGAGGACGCAGTAATTCTCTTAACATCACAGTGCACAGTGAGTctttaatgtaatatatttataataaacaaaataatagatgaataaaagtaaaaagaatcatattgtaaataaattatcgTGTGTGGTTTCACCCACATTGATTTGCTGCTGATTCCAAAAATTAGACACATACTTTCCTCAGCTCATCTTTTTAATGAGAGGTTATTAACATAATCTTATATAAAAGGCAGAACCGGCAGAACTAATAATTGCATTAACAGACTGATCgaaaagaactaaaaaaaaaaagagcatacatatactgaacaaaaatataaacgcaacacttttgtttttgctcccatcttttatgagatgaactcaaagatctgaaacattttctacatacacaaaataaccatatctttcaaatattgttcacaaatctgtcaaaatctgtgatagtgagcacttctcctttgccgagataatccatcccacctcacaggtgtgccatatcaagatgctgattagacagcatgattattgcacaggcgtgccttagactggccacctgtaaaaggccactttgaaaggttcagttgaatcacacagcacaatgccacagatgtcgcaagttttgagggagcgtgcaattggcatgctgacagcaggaatgtccaccagagctgttgctcgtgaattgaatgttcatttctctaccataagccgtctccaaaggtgtttcagagtacatccaaccagccttaCAACCGCaaacgacgtgtaaccacaccagcccaggtcctccacattcagcaggttcacctccatgatggtctgagaccagccactcggacagctgctgaaacaatcagagtgcataaccaaaggatttctgcacaaactgtcagaaacagtctcagggaagcttatctgcatgctcgtcgtcctcattggggtctcgacttgactcccgttcttcatcgtaacggattttgacagatttgtgaacaatatttgagagatatggttattttgcttatgtagaaaatgtttcagatctttgagttcatctcattaaaaatgggagcaaaaacaaaagtgttgcgtttatatttttgttcactatACATGTTCACCTAACACACAAAAATCCATAAACAGTTCCATGGATCTtctcttgacatttttttctctcctccagATGGTGATGTGATCCTGGAGAGTCCTGTCCATCCTGTAACTGAGGGAAATCCTCTGACTTTACGCTGTTTATATCACAACACAAACATTTCAGACTCTGGTGCTGATTTCTATAAAGATGATTCAGTTCTCCAGAAGCAGACTACAGGAGAGATGACCATCAGTAGTGTCTCAAAGTCAGATGAAGGTTTCTACCACTGTACACacccagagagaggagagtcaCCGAAAAGCTGGGTTTCAGTCAGAGGTGGGAATGTTGATTCCCATTGTAACAGCATCACTAAACATTTCAGTTATTACTACTACAATaacaactactactactccTCCTACTAtgacttctactactactactactactactattattattattagtagtagtagtagtagtagattaCATTACTTTTATGAAGAACATAGCACCTAACGCTTAAACtgactgtatatatgtatgtaaaagggaaaaaaaaagactagcagtaagaaaaagagaaaagtctCATTACAGAACGTGTTTTAGGGAAAAGACTAAGGTGGATTATGGCACTAAATAATAGAGTGTTGCTTTACATGTGTAAAGTAAGAAGTTGTTGGTTTGATTCTCTGTGAGCTGTGTAACCAGTGTTAATAAATATGGACTATAGGAAATATATTTTCAAACATAGCACAGTTTTTTAGATGtcttaaaaacagtttaaagagTAAAATACATTGACATAAATGTGAAACGGTGAAATCATTCAGAAGGATTTCATCATCATTCTAACTAAATAAGAGCTACGTAAAAGCTGATAAAAATTAATTGCTGTAAGTgacattaaatttaagcattggCAGACACCATTATGCAGAGCGACTCACATTTTTATctaattatacatctgagcagttgaggaccgtgctcaagggcccaacaggggcaattTAGTGAgagtggggtttgaacctgagaccttctggaccatagtccaatgcctacATGCCTCCAATGTCCAAATTATACCTAcatgttttttaacattttatgaaGGTTCAGTGGAAATGCCATCAATATCAACTACAATATTTGTAATTTGAAacatctgatttttatttttagttaagaATGTTGAAGTCCATTAGTTTGGATCTTGAATTTGTAGTTAGTGGCAGAAGAGCTGTGGTAGACCGCATGCTGagataaatttaaatatgtgtAGAATAGCTACAGTAGGATAGTAGCTAAGATCATTTTGAACATTTGGGCAAGTAAATGCATATGTgcttctaattaaaaaaaaaagaggggggggCAAAGAGCTAACACTTAAGGAATATTATTGCTGGGTCAGGAAAGAAAATTAATATCTATTACCAGAATATCTTTGATGGAAACAAACCAAAACTTATTTGGGTCTTTCAACCACTGTCAGGAcagcagattttttattttcttataatttgcaatttgcatgtgtgtttttttattcctcAGTTTCAGGTTCTGgatccaatgttgtaaaaataGCTGTGGGACTGAGCTTGGCCTTGTTGTTCATCATGATTTCAATAATTCTGCTGTGGAGGCTCAAATCGAACAAAGGTCTGATGTTATACTATTTAAAAAGCCTTTATTAAATAACTAGTTATAAccaattaaatgtaaaaaaaaagatagttaGAATATAAtgtatgatttacatttacacaatataatttgatatatgttattttatgctTTTGCTGTCTTTAATGTTACTTTGCAATTTGggaaataaattacaataacaataaacatacagtaaagagAAAAACCTTGAACAAGTTGGTGTGTATGATGTACTTTATATGTACTCtagaaaaatgacaaatgacaaAAATCATCTCTTAAACCAAATTTGTGAATTGAGCAAATGAGGAATGtcagtatttttatatataagaaaaGACATAGTACAAAACAGCAGTCAGACACTGGGCCAGAAACCTATGACTTACAGTGAGGATGCACACCACTTCAGACCATTTAATGTGTTATTTAgcaaatatattttcttatgtATATAGTAATTCAATATGGAATATGTTCTTACAACAAGtttgtttaaacaataatttcaatgcaatggaacacacacacacacacacacgtgtaaaGCAGGATTTAGTTTTCGCTGAagctgtgtttgttttatgtttttcacaGTTACTGTAGATAATGATGCTGGACCCACTGATTTGACTTACAGCGAGATTATACCCAagccactgaaaaaaaaaagaaaaaatcaaggtaaagcaaataaaaataaataaatataataataataataataataataataataatatagaacataaattaaggtaaagcaaataaaaaacaaagtaaataataatataaaatataaatctggATGCACGATACCTTTTAATGTTTTCTGAATGATCAACAAATTTAAGATCATACCTAAGTCATATTTTGGATGGGTTGTAGTTGCAGATATAAATTTATGCTTCTTGTTTATACCTAGTGAACACAAGTGCGGGATCTGAAACTATTTACTCAAATCTGGCGTACAACACACAGGTAAAACAAAGCTGTCTTCACAAATCAAAAGATCAGAGTGATTTTAGGTGTCACCAATCAGCATGTGCCTGATTATGTAAAATATGATCAtttaactaaacacacacaaaaaaaacacatgcaattgttttacattgaacaatgatcattcatttaattatttgttattcATGTATCATGAGTATGtatcatttaaaagtaaaaagtgaaaAGTAAAGTTTGCAAATATACTTCAGTGTGTCATGTAAAAAAAGGTACTTTATTGCATAACTCATGTCTTCATGATTAAATATAAAGGAATGTTtggattaataataaacatatcttAGGTAATACCTTATACACCAGGttattatataaaacagaaTAATATACAGAAATACAGAAGTGATGAGCAGGATGGAACAATAGCATTAATTTACAGTAACAGCATATCTTCAGTTAGCATGAAAGTTAACCTCTTTCTTTTAGAAGAAAGCTCACATCTACATTAGCTTCATATACAGTGTCTggcccaaaaaaaacatcatatttaaaaaaatcacctttAGTTTTACAGTgaacaatgtggtggccaggtCATGTGTGCAAATgcttcctcatgctcccagaacaacTATTTCCCAAgtctggtactgtatgtgcctgTGATATTAGAGAATAAATATTCTATAGACGTTATAGcctggtcattcagtgcattcaggtcatcaattcattttattcccacataacgttgctaagCCTAGATCTGACCATGCGAAGGAACCCCAAATCatcacactgtctccagaggcttgtacagtggccactatgttTAATGTTGACATTGTTTTGGAATAAGGTCTgtttggactcatcagacaaCATGATCAATTTCCattcaaagtccaatctttgtGCTCCCttacaaatgatttttttttctgtttaccctcactaacaagtgttttgtttttttttttttttttttaatgaccatACAGCTGTTTAATACCAGTCCTGTgcacataattatttttttaccatgctaCCAACTGTTTAAGTGATCTTGCTTCATgatttttctgaccacatttctttcacaaagttgatggttcagcagtATCCTTCCAGATTTTCATAATGTGTTGAatagttcttaacccagttacagtaatttaaaatcttttaataaaaattttcgTTAAAAagtgggcctccgagtggcgcagtggtaaagtgctatcatccggagatcgttAGTTCGATGATGCTGTTAcctccggagatcgctggttcgatccccgggtgatgctgttacctctcacagctggaggcctagagagagctgattggccgggctctctcaggggggagggatgagaggtactttgcgctcccacattaatcacggctttacagccaatcaggggcgtctgtgagctcgcacaCGCGGAAgaagcggctagcgctttcctccaagtgtgttactccgcccccaacagtgagtgagcaagcagttcgaaaagatgcggtcggctgacgtcacgcaaatcggaggaaacacgttatagccatgactaaattagggagaaaatctggaaaaaaatccaaaagaaattattaatataaaaaaaagtcagtgtaTTTGAATAAATGTTAACTAAATATCTAGCTAATGTTTGTTCTTGACATGAAAACTTAATATAAGGCATTGTTGTGTGATGAGGTAATATGATTCTGTAAATAAGAatgttttgctgctttttttttcagagcatCTCAGCCATGAGAGCAAATTGGCAGTTGAACGAGCAAGTTTAGTCTTggagtgtgtactgtacatccaagcttGTAATATTGACgtgaaaattatataaatttgcataaaaagGCAGCACTAGCAATCTATTGCAGGTTGCTGGCAGCCTTACCAACTACTGAATATCATGATGCAATCACTGCATAAGGAAATTATAAATACATCATAAATATAGGTGTCTATTCTAGTTACTCTCTCACCTGGGCAGTGTGCAGTTACTGTAGGATACATTATTTTAACTTAAAgtgttgcatttatttaaacacaagaAATGTTCATATAATCAATCACAATTTAATTCTTAATTTGActatgaatactaaaatatatatttgcattgCCTTAACTGATTTACTGTTGGCTGAATATGCCAGTTTAAGCATTTAAGCATTTGAcattaaaatctaaaacaaatccaaaacaaaTCTAAAACAACTTTAAACGATTATTtaccaaaagtgtgtgtgtgtgtgtgtgtgtaagagagagagagagagagagagagagagcatcttGTATCTATTCAGGGTAAAATTGGACGCTTAGCTTGAAATACAAGTGTGTGTATTAACAGCAATGCTATTATGGGTTCTTTTAAATATTGGTTGCTTCCTGTAGTTAAAAACATTAAGTATTATTTCATCACAACCAAAGCAGTGTTTTCACAGTATTTTGGTATTATGCATTTTGCTAAATACAGTTGTTAGACTGTTAAACTCTTAGATTGCTAAAATGTTGATTTTTAAAGACATAGAATTTACTACTGTATGGCATTTAAttacatataaaattataacCTTTATGTTTACTTGAATAAATACCAGTCTGTATAGCTGTGTGAGTCAATTCTTTCACATCATCTAAACCTCTAAAATATCCATTCTTTTACATCATCTAAACAGttcctaaaataaattttagcaACGACTTTTGGCCTGTTATGATtgtttttgtactgtaaatacacatcTCTCTCATTTAATTATCCGTGATGTAtttgttacttatttatttgtattatttttatttattatctgacTACATTCTAGCAGCTCACATCAATAAATAACGCAAGTGACAAATCTTCTACAGGATAAACACttatactactactattaaaata
This genomic window contains:
- the LOC128520608 gene encoding basement membrane-specific heparan sulfate proteoglycan core protein-like, encoding MELRPLCVMILLISLIQVGQVQEFTPVLSAQPNLPQIFSGETVTLTCTVPGGSWLYNWYKDGVNVHRSNENTYNIKVYQSHKYDCQASRDGGQVAWSNEVTLSVIERPKAVLTLQPDGQIFSGQEVTFTCEIPGHADTEWTYSWCKDGVQLSSYSVSRKYSFSAVESSSGKYTCSGQRKDDSQTSETSNAVTLTVSAKPKPTVSVMSQSSVYTGDRVTLSCNLQSTGWTFLWYKDQHLLSQVAKDTNTLHDTVSNAGVTVYQCKARRGNYDSELSDPVTVTVRERPKAVLTLQPDGQIFSGQEVTFTCEIPGHADTEWTYIWYKDDVQLSSYSVNRKYSFSAVESSSGKYTCSGRRKDDSQTSETSNAVILTVSAKPKPTVSVMSQSSVYTGDRVTLSCNLQSTGWTFLWYKDQPPLFQVVKDTNTLHDTVSNAGVTVYQCKARRGNYDSELSDPVTVTVREIPKPVVSIDPDNQVYRGETVTLRCDIQDEQISYWNYSWNKDGSGVSSEQEYRISSAEMTHTGKCTCRGRERGGSHSSHTSDAVTLTVSEKRKPKITSDLNGAALIGNSVTLTCTLNLQSNGWKFYWIKDTQSTKTETETHSYTIRSVSVSDGGQYRCRAGRGNPVYYTHYSDALWVNVTELPKAVVTIKPDNHVFRGERVTLRCEIQGGGDTEWTYSWYKNDYTQNPYRLLQNFSLSSVRNDNGGKYTCRGRRSSDSQSSEISDALTLTVSDPAETVVSVSPLSWLTEGDSVTLSCEVKHSSTGWTFSWYTDVPYRDSQGSLRYRTALLSDSSRGSGGSYTLSPVTLNHTGVYMCRAERGEPVFHTHYSKPQALWITAESLSVSLIISPSRTQHFTADSLSLSCEDQRDSTGWTVRGYTHSETLYNCSSVSGSTCNISSLSTSHTGVYWCQSESGGRSNSLNITVHNGDVILESPVHPVTEGNPLTLRCLYHNTNISDSGADFYKDDSVLQKQTTGEMTISSVSKSDEGFYHCTHPERGESPKSWVSVRVSGSGSNVVKIAVGLSLALLFIMISIILLWRLKSNKVTVDNDAGPTDLTYSEIIPKPLKKKRKTGIWGLNAILLAYFPLRRHGCKDRLGAGVKVPSSAQRSEGGIPVSFLQSLGHVISPHSHATLSFIMLGKNGIRERVQRWQALNKGYWKKVGVKGGGLHLRLAGVAGTSTRRSAMAAAAGTSTRRSAMAAAAGTSTRRSAMAAAGTSTKHSAMAAAAAVAST